The genomic interval TTTCCGGGCGGTTTTCAAGCCGCCGATCAGCCTGACCCGCAGAATCTCCGGTGTTTGTTTCGGCTTTTCCCGTTCGGGGCGGCTCTGGGATAAAATGCGCCTGCGGATGTTATCCAAAGAGTAGTCCTCACCAAAATTGCGCATCAGGCGCACAAATCGCTCCTTGCCCGGCGGTCTGACCGAAATATCCTTGCCGATCTTCACCGCATAGCCCTTTTTCCGCAGAGCGTCAAAAAACTGCCGCTCGGTCATGGCCTGCCGTATTGCCTCATCGATGTCAGAGCGGATCAGCCCACGCCAAGTGGGGCGCTGTTCCTGCTCGGCACGCCATTCGCCGTATTGCTTGCCCCGACCTTGCCGTGGATGCTCGATCACCGACAGCCCGTATTCCCGGCAAAGCTCATCGGAAACCGCCTGCATCTCGTGATAGTCCTTGCGTGTGCGATGGTATTTGATGCCGTCCGCAAAGGAAACTGTGTTGACGACAAAGTGATTGTGCAGATGATTTTCTTTGTCAAGGTGGGTGGCGACGATCACCTGATAGCGGTCGCCCCAGAGCCGGGTCGCCAGCTTTACGCCGATCTCATGCGCCAGTTCCGGCGTGGCCTCGCCGGGGGCAAAGGACTGATAACCGTGGTAGGCCACTGTGCCGTTCTCCTTGCCGAACCGCTTTTTCACAGCCAGCATTTCATCACGGGCAGTGGCGGGAGAGCAGTTGATGCCCGACACGAAGCGGTGGAGCGGTGCGTCGTCCTCACTGCCCGTTTCCTGTGTTTTCTCGGAATTGACAGCATAGCGGATCACATCAGAAAGCTGCTGCCCGTCCTGCTCGGTCAGTTCCCGGTCGGCGTAGAATTTGGGGGTTGCCGTCTTTTCGGGATTTTCCGCATAGATCACCACCTTGCCGAGCCAGCCTTTTACCCGCCATATTGATGTCGTCGCCATAAGCGTCACCTCATCGGGCGGGGCAGAATGACCGCTGCGGTGATTGCCTTGACGGCTTCATCCAGCTTGCGGCAGTTTTCGTCGTACCGCTGCACATCCAGTGCGTTCAGGGTATGAGCTTTTGCGGCGATCTGATTGAGGTTGTTGCCGATCCCGTGGAGCTCTCGCATCATGGCATAATAGTCGGGCGGCGGGGCGTCCTGCGGTTCAAGGCCGTTTACCAAGTGCCGAAGATACGCTTCACGGGATAGTCCGCTCTTTTTGACCTTCTTCTGAAACGCCTCGGCCTCTTTCTTGTCTAGCCAGAATTGAATGTGAACATTGCGTTTTCTCATAGGACCTCCTTGTTCAGCTCGTTTTGAATTTCCACGATCCGCTTGCCGACCGCATACACAACGGGAATCGTTACGCCGTTGCCTGCCTGCTTGTAAAGTTGGGTGTCGGAATTGACGGCGGCTGCCCGGTCAAACATATCGTCCGAAAAACCTTGCAGCCTCCAGCACTCACGGGGTGTCAGCTTGCGGATGCGTCCGCAGCCAAGCGGCACCACGGCATCGGAGCGAAGTCCGCTCCGTTCAAAATCCGGCAGCTCAAAACGAGTTGCCGGATTTTTCGTCTGCGCTCCCTTGCTCCTCCTTTTCAACTGCGGCCCGCTGCGCTGGGCTCGCAGTTTATCGGTTTCGTTTTTGCGCTCTTTGCGACTTCTCGGGTCTATGATCGAGCCTTGAAAATATGTGATGATCTCAAATTTAAGCCGTAGTGAAAATGAGGGTTTTACAATGAAGGATAATATAATATTCAGGAAAATATGGCAAGACGATGATGTGATTGAACTGACAGTTGTGTGTTCCTCTCCCATAATCACTGCCACCTCTGAAATATACGTCTCAGATTCTTTGATTGATGAATTGATTTCCGAAATTACGAAATTTCTCAACGGGAATAAAGAAGGATTTTGGGCAAACGAAGAGAGGGGAGACGCTTCTACAGCGTGCGTATCTTTTCGCTTTTTTCGAGAAGACGAGCTGGGGCATATCGCGATAGAAGTGTTTGCGGAGCTGGACGATGGTGGAGACTACAGCAAGCACAACTGCTGCTTTTTCATTCGGACAGAATATGGTTTGCTCATGAACTTCTGCGATCATTTGGATCAGCTGAAAAACGGTTCCGTTGGATGTGAAATTCGGTTGAATTGTTTTTAAATATCCAATATTCGTAGCATCTCGAAAAACGGGGCGGTCTCTATCCTGTGCTGCTACATTCTCAGCGTGTAGGGTGACGTCACTGCACTGCTCGATTCTGCCGGTGCGCTGACCTGGGTGTACAACCTACTGTTTTCAAAAAGATAAGGAGGTGTTGACTTTATGAAAGATAGCTCCATCTCAAAATATCACTTGTTTTCTGGCGTAAGTGTTATGGTTATTGCTTATTTGACCCTCACAACAGTAGTGCTGTACTTGAAATGTTTCAAACTGTATGTTCCAGACTTTTTAGATGCGTTGCGCACACAAGGTATGAGTGCGAATATGTATTCTGACTTGTTCCTAATTGTGTTTCCCGCCGTGATATTGTTGCTGCTCTACGTGGTCTCTTTTCATTTTTCGTATCAGTATTTTGGGGTGTTATATCTGACGCAGGAAGGCGTTCTGCTCAAAGCTCCGTTCAAACGGCGGATCTATATCCCTTATCCGGAAATCCGGGAATTGGGCATCGACGTGGGAACGACCAAGCAGTTCTGGATCTATATCAGCAAGCAAAAAATCCCACTGAAGTATCAGCACAGGATCAACCAGATCTGCAGTTCCGTCCGGCATGAACGGATCATCGTTCCATACTCTGATAAGCTGCTGAGCATGCTGGTAAGCCAATTGCCGCAGCCGCTTGGAAAGCGGCTCAATAATACCACGTCCATTCTGAGAATTTATAAGTACGACGCGGACGCATGAAAGGGAAGCGCACGATGAAGCAAACGATTCGGAAATGTCTGCATTGGATCGCGAGCGACGCCAGGCAAACCATAGCGGATGTGAAGTATGCTTTCCGGCGGCGCAGTCAACGCGTGCTGTTGGCAGTGCAGATGGCGGCGTGGGTCGTAATCTTGGCTGAGTTTATAATCATGAGCATTTGCCTTGATTATTCATGGTTTGGTGCGATCGTTGTTATCTGGTATTTTATATTGCTGGTTACTGATTCTAAGCACTTGCTTAGTGTTATGCAGTGTGTTTTATCGTGGATAGCAGCGGCAGCCTTTACAGTAATTATTTTTGCGCATGAAATGGCGCTGTGGTGAAGTTCACAATCAAATCCTTATCAAGATTCGCCGGCAGCAAAGAAATGCTGCCGGCTTTTTCACGGTGTCAGGCACATAAAAGACACAGACTGGACACAGGAACTTTTCAGATTCTTCAACATTCGCCCCGGCGCGGCGGATATACTGGACAGCGAACGAATGAGGGAGGTTTTGCATCATGTGTACCGCAGCGACATACTGCAGCGGCGATTTTTATTTCGGCCGCAATCTGGACTACGAATTTTCCTACGGCGAGCACGTGACCATCACGCCGCGCAATTACCCGATCCGCCTGCACGGCGGCGCGCTCGACCGGCATTATGCCATGATCGGCATGGCGCATATCCAAAACGACTATCCGCTCTATTACGACGCGGTCAACGAGAAGGGCCTGTGCATCGCGGGGCTGAACTTTGTAGGCAACGCGATCTATCCGCCCGTCACACAGGGCGTGGCCTCGGTGCCGCAGTACGCGCTCATCCCGTGGCTGCTCGGCACGTGCGCCACGGTCGCCGAGGCGCGCAATGCGCTCGCGCGCGTGGTCGTGGACAACACGCCGTTTGCGCCCGCGCTGCCGTGCGCGCAGCTGCACTGGCTGGTTGCCGACCGGAGTGGCTGCATCGTGGTTGAGGCCACGGCGGACGGCCTGCACGTCTATGACGACCCGGTCGGCGTGCTGACGAACAACCCGCCGTTTCCGCAGCAGCTGGCCGCGCTGCGCAACTACACCCGCCTGAGCCCGAGCCAGCCGCCGGCCGATTTTGGCGGCGTGCCGGTCACGCTCGACAGCCGCGGCATGGGCGCGCTCGGTCTGCCGGGTGACCTGTCGTCGCCCTCGCGGTTCGTGCGCGCGGCGTTCGTGCGCGCCAATGCCCGCTCGGCGCAGACGGAGGACGCGAGCGTCAGCCAGTTTTTCCATATTCTCACGAGCGTGGAGCAGCAGCGCGGCTGCTGCGAGCTGGACGACGGCCAGTATGAGATCACGCTCTATTCCAGCTGCTGCAACGCGGACCGGGGCATTTATTACTACACGACCTATGATAACCGCCAGATCACCGGCGTGAAGCTCCATTCCGCCGACCTCGACAGCGCGCAGCTCACGGTGTACCCGCTCGTGGATACGCAGCAGATCCGCTGGGAAAATTAAATCCAATGCAAGGAAAGGCCGGGGCATCCGCTGGGATGCCCCGGTTCGTGCGTTTCTGGCGTTTGCGCCTCCGCTTGGCAAGAAAAATCTGCGTGCCGGCAGCTTGCGCGGCTGCCGGGCGGCGTGCACATCAACTGCTATGCCGCGGGCGATATCGTCTCGCTCAAGACCACGACGGACGTCGGCAGGCTCAACGGCCGCTCCGGCGGCATTGCCGTGGACTATAACTGCTACTTCAACAGCGAAGCGCTTCAGAAGCAGGGCGACACCGTCAACGCGCCCGCCGTGGCTGTCGGCGTCAACGCCAACGACAGTGCGCTGCTCAAAAACGTTTCCGGTAAGACGAAGGCCGAGCTCGGCAGCGATATGTTCGGCCCGGACGGCGGCGTGGTCTACTTCCGCAACTACGCGTGGTATGACGGCAAGACCTATGACACCGGCAATGACGCTTCGACCAACCCGGCCGTGCTGGCCATGCGCGAGCAGGTGCATGAGCAGATCGACATCTCGCAGGATACGTTCCGCTGCAACTACTTTGCCTACCTGCAAAAGCGCAGTGGCGAGACCGAAACGAAATAGCAGGCAAAAAAAATCCCCCGGATGCGCCGCATCCGGGGGATCATTTTGCGATTTGTTATCCGTTCACGCCGGGGATCAGGTCGAGGATGGTCTTGCTCTCCTTGACGGTGACGGTGCAGGCAGCGGAGTGCGTCGTGCCGTCGGCGCCGGTGATCTGCAGGATCACGCTGGTGGAGCCGGCAGCGGCGGCCGTGGCCGTGACGCTGTAGGTATCGTCCGTGCCGTTGCCGGTGCGCACCGGCTGGCCGAGCGAGACGACGCTGCCGTCAGCCGCATAGATCTTCACGGTGCTTTGCAGGCTGTCCAGATTCTGCCCGTGGATGTGGAACGTGATGGTGCCGGTCTTCGTGCCGCCGAGATCGAGCGTGGCCGAAGCGGTCTCGGCCGTGACGCTGTCGACGCGCGACGGCGCCTGCACCGTGATCTGGCACGTGGCGGTGCAGCTGCCGGCAGAGGCCGTGATCGTCACGGAGCCGGAGCTCGTCGCCACGACGATGCCCTTTTTCACGGTGGCGATGTTCGGATCGCTGCTGGCCCAGGAGACGAGATCGTCTGGGGCGTTTGCGGGCTGCATGGTCGCTGTGAGCGTGAGCGAGTCACCGATCTGCATTTCGGCCCGGTCCTTATCGAGCTTGAGGCTCTTGACCTCGATGGCGTCGTTCGTGACGGTGATCGTGCAGTCGGCCGAGCGCTTGCCGGCCTTGACGGTGATCTTGGCCTTGCCCTCGGTCACGCCGGTGACGACGCCGTCCTTCACAGTGGCGACGGCGGCGTTGCTGCTCGACCAGGTGAGCGTTTCGTCCGTCAGCTCCTGCCCGCTGGCGTCGAGCACGGTGGCCTTGAGCGTGAGGGTGTCCTGCGGAGCGATCTCGGCCGATTCGTGATCGAGCGTGATCGAGTCGACACCGGACTTTCCGCCCTGCAGCGCCATGACGATGATGAGCACGACGAGCGCCACGACGACGAGCGAGCCGAGCACGATGGCGATGGTTTTCTTTGCATTGTGCGGTTTTTCCGCGCCCCCGGACTCGACCGGCACGGCCTTGCGCTGTGCCTTTGGTTTCGAGCCGGGGAATGTGTCCGCGGCGACGGCCTTGGGGGCGGGCGCTTCCCGGCGGACGGCCTGTGCCTGCTGCGGCTGGGCCGCTGCGGCGCGGCGCGCCACGGCGAGCAGGGCCGCGCGGAACTCCTCCACGGAGGCGTAGCGCTGGGCCGGATCGTCGGCGCAGGCGCGCATGACGACATTCTTCAGCGCCTGACTGCCGTGGAGCGGTTCGGGCAGCGGGTCGCCGCGCAGGCGCTGCTCGCGCGCGATCGCAAGATCCGAGGCCTCCACCGCCGTCGGCGGCAGCGGCACGAACGGGATGCGCCGCTCGTTGAGCGCCCAGTAGAGCACCATGCCCACGGAATAGAGGTCGCTCTCGGGCGAGACCTCCGCGCCGCACAGCACCTCAGGCGCCATGAAATCGTTTGTGTTGTCCACGGCGGAAAACTGCGCCATGCCGAAGTCGCCGAGCTTATACGTGACCTGCTCGTTGAAGTTGCCGCCGCCGACAAAGACGTTGCGCGGCTTGATATCGCCGTGCACGATGCCGCGTCGATGGCACGTCTCCAGCGCGCTGCACAGACCGGCGCCGAGCCGGATGATGTCCGCCTCGCCGTGCGGATGGTTGCGCAGGTAGTCCGGCAGGGAGGGCAGCAGCTCCGTGCGCACATAGATGTCCCAGCCGCGGCCGTCCGGGTGCGCGCGGATGACGTGATCCTCGCACCGCAGCAGATTCGGCTCATCGCTGATGGCATCGACCGCCATGAGCTGCCGCGCGATCGCCTCCACCTGGCGGTGGAGCAGGGCGGTCACTTCCTCCGGCGTGCGGCCCTCGGCGACGAGGGCGTCAAAGTCCTCCGGCGCGGCGGGGATCGACAGCACCTTCAGCGCCGCGTGATCCACCATGCCGAAGCCGTCGTCGCGCGCGATCTCGTACACCGTCCCGTAGGAGTCAGTGCCGAGTGTACGTACAGGTTTCCAGTTTTGATAGTCCAGATTGCGGAATCGTTCTTCCATGTGCGATCTGCACCGCCTTCCATATCAGGGTGAAAATCTTGTTATCAAACCATTCTACATTATACTGAATCTGCCGGCAATCTGCAAGAGGTGCGCGCAGGGAAAATGACTGCATTTTCTCTTTGTGCGCGAAAACGGCGGAATTATGTACCTTTTTCTACCCAAACGCCGGATATCTATGCCAATTTCGGAAAGTGAATCTTGACTTTTGTTTAAGATTTGACTATGATAAAGCAAGGAAACTAGGGACACAGTTGGTTCCGCCACAAACTGAAAGGGGATTTTTCACGATGATTGACGCGATTGTTTATTCTTCGCTCTCCGGTTCCTGTGAGGAGTACGCGCACCGTATGTCGGCAGCGCTGCATGTTCCGTTCTTTACGGAGCAGTCGCACATCTGCCCGACCGGCCGCAAGGTGGTCTACATCGGCTGGCTGCTGGCCGGCAAGGTTGTTGGCCTGAACAAGGCCAAGGAGCGCTATAACGTGGTCGGCGTGGTTTCGGTCGGCATGGGTGCTCCGGCTGCCAACGCGGAGGAAGTCTGCCGCAAGAAGAACGGCCTCGGCACCGACATTGCGGTGTTCCCGCTGCAGGGCCGCTTTGACCTGAAGCGTCTGCCGCTGCCGTATCGCCTGATCATGAAGGTGAAGATCAAGGACATTGCCAAGCGCCTGAACGCGAAGGCTGCCAAGACCACGCTCACGCCTGCCGAGCAGGCCTGCCTGACCATGGCGACCGTCGGCCGCGGCGAGCCCGCTACCTGGGACGGCATTCAGGCCGCCATCGACTGGGTCGAGGCCAACAGCTTCCACTCCAAATTCCCGGAGCCGAAGGTCTGCTGAGCACCATATCATCCTAACCCTATGCGTTCCGCCGGACGGGAATGTCCGGCGGAACATGTTTGCGTGAAAAAGCCGCTGCCCGGCCGGGCAGCGGCTTTTTCTCATTTTTTCTTCTTTTTGTTTTTCTGCCCGGCGAGCGTCGCATCGGACGGGCCGGTCTCGGTCTTGCTCTCGCCGCCGCCGATGTGGTCGACGATCAGGATCATGGCGCCGAGCAGCGCCGGCACGAGATAGCCGATGAACATCGCGGCGCTGCTGGTCATGTCGCCGCGGACGATGCCCACGACCACGCTGATGACGCCGAGAATGATGAGAAAAATACCCATGAACTTCGTTCTGGACATGGTGAAAACTCCTTCTCCGGTTGGATTTCCGGTACGCTTACTGTGCGTAGTACCGGGTGAGGACGGTGGCGGCCTGCGCGCGGGTGGCATTGCCGCGCGGCTGCAGATAGACGGACTGCTCCAGGGTGATGCCGGCGATGAGCTTTTGCCCGACGGCCCAGCGCATGGCGTCCACGGCCCAGTCATTCACGCTGCCCGCGTCGGCAAAACCGCTCAGGTCTGCGGAGGCTTTGGCCTTGTCCGGGGCGGCCGTTTTCGTGTAGCGGAAGAGGATCGTGGCCATCTGCTCGCGCGTGACGTTGTTTATCGGGTCGAACGTGGTGTCGGACATGCCGGTGACGATGCCGTTCTGATAGGCCCAGAGGACGGCGGCGGAGTACCACTCGTCGGTCCTCACGTCCGTGAACGGCGTCTTGCCGCTGACGCTCGGGCTGCCGTTCATGCGGTAGAGCACGGTCACGAGCATACCGCGCGTCATGGTGATGTTCGGGCTGAACTCGGTGGGGGACGTGCCAAGCATCAGGTTGTGGCTGCTGGCATAGAGCGCTGCGTCGAAGTACCAGCTGCCGGCGACGACATCCGTAAACGGAGACTTGGGCATGGTGCTCATATCGAGCGAGAACGAGACGGTGAGCGACACGGCGCTGCTGCCGGTGGCGTAGGTGTAGCTCGGCTTTTCGACAGCGGCGCTGTAGCGCGCGATGCCGGTCTCTTTGTCGTAGCTGGCGCCCTTGACGGCGGTGATGCTGCCGATGTTGTCCTTGCCGACGATCTGGCTGAGGTCAAACAGGCCCACGCCGTTTTCCGTGCCGGTGAGCGCGTAGCTGCCGGGCAGGGTCTGCACATGACCGGTGTCGGTCTCGGAGTCCTTGATGGGCAGACCGGTCAGGTCGAGCGTGGCGAGCTGGTTGCCGCCGCAGTAGATCTCACTCAGGTGCGTGTTTTTCGACACGTCGAGCGCGGTGAGCTTGTTGTTTTCGCAGTTGAGCGCCACGAGCTCCGTGAAGTATTCGATGCCGGTCAGGTCGGCGATGCCGAGGTTGCTGCAGTTGAGCTCCGACACGTGGCGCAGCTCGAGCGCCGAGAGCCGGCTGTCGCCGTTGACGTCGGCGGTCTCGGCGAGCAGGGTGCGGAAGGCCGCATCCGGGAACGTGTCTTCATCGAGCGCGACGCCGGTCGTCAGTCCCCGCATCTCAAAATACACGGCCATGGACGGCAGGCCCTTGCGCCCGGTGTCGTACTGATAGGTGAAATAGTCCGGCGTCTTGGCATACACGGCGGCGCCGGTCTGCTTGTCGTAGTTTGCGTCCGGCACGCGCGCAACGCTGCCGATGTTGTCCTTGCCGACGATGGCGTCCAGGTACACGGTGCACTGCTGCCCGTCCGTGACGGCGCCGGTCTGCTCCGGCAGGTACTGCGGGCTGAGGATCGGGTTTGCGGTCTTACCGTCGCCCTGCGCGGTGGCATTGAGTGCGGTGCAGCCGCTCAGGTCGAGCGCGGCGAGCGCGTTGTCGCTGCAGTCGAGCGACTCGAGCGCGGTGCAGCCTGTCAGTTCAAGCGCAGCCAGATCGTTGAGACTGCACGTGAGCACCTTGAGCGCCTTGTGCCCGCTCAGATCGAGCGCGGTCAGGCGGTTGGCGCTGCACTCGAGCGTGGTCAGCTTTTCGGCGGCGGACACGTCGAGCGCGGTCAGGTCGTTATACGAGCACGCGACGGTTTTCAGCGCGGTGCAGCCCGTGAGATCGAGCGCCGTGAGCGCGCAGCTCGAGGCGTCGAGCGCCGTGAGCGCGGTGCAGCCGGCGAGCTTCAGGCTCTGCAGCTTGCCGCAGCCGGACACGTCGAGCTTTTCGAGCTTGGTCATGCCGCTCAGGTCGAGCGTCGTGATCTGGTTGTTGCACGCGAGCAGCTCGCGCAGGTTCGTGAAGTGCTCGATACCGGTCATGTCGGCGACCTTCGTGATCTGCATTTCAAACAGGTCAATGCACTGTACGGCCGCACACTCGGCCGCGGAGAGCTTGTTGTCCTTGTTCGTGTCGCAGTAATCGGTCACGTACGTGCGCAGCGCCGCATCCGGGAAGTGCTCGGCATCGACCGGGATCTCGCCCGCTGCCATGACCGGCACGCCCAGCGCCAGCAGCATCACGGCCGCCAGCAGCAGGCAAAACGCCTTTTTGAGATGTTTCATTGCGGTTCCTCCTGTAAAAATTCCAGAAAACGCGGTATTTGTCATTGCCTTCATTGTATCAGGTCTGCCGCTGCGGGTCAATCTCCAGTTGCGGCGCAGTGCTTTCCTGCGCGCCGCGCGTGCACGGCGTGCTCGGCCACGAGCAGCATGGCGGCCATGCCCAGATAGCCGTAGACCGGGTAGACGGTGCCGATCAGGTCGCCGAAGCCGAACAGACTTCCGGCGAAGGCGGCGGCCGTGAGCACGAGCAGCAGGGCCATACGGTGCCCGGCCAGCCGCGCGGACTTCTGCCCGGCGTAGGTCAGCACGGCCACGAGCGAGGACACGCTCGTGCCGAACATGCCGAGAAACAGCAGCACGGCGTACACAACGCCGGCTGTGCCCAGCCGGCAGGCGAGGTCGAGCATGGGCAGCTGTGCCCCGACGCTCTCCGGACTCACGGCCAGCGCGGCGAGCACGCCGAGCGCGACCGCCAGCAGCAGCACGCAGCCGAGCACCGTGCCCCAGACGGCGGTGCCGGGTTTCTTCAGGTGGCGCGTCAGCGGGGCGAGGATGCCCACGGTGGCGAAAAAGTTGTAGGCCGCGTAGTTCACGGCGCTCGTGGCCCAGTTGCCGAGCATGGGGTTCGTATCCCCGGCGGCAAAGGCCGCGGCGGTCAGCCCTGTGCGGTGCAGCCGGATGCCCGCGATGACGAGCGCGGCCACGATCATGCACGGCACGGCGACCGTGAACACCGACACCATGCCGCCGAGACCGAAATACGCCGCCGCCGCGATGAGCACGCACGCGATGGCTGCGCCCAGCCACACCGGCAGGCCGAGCATCTGCTCGCCGAGCGCGCCGATGCCGGCGGCCATGATGCACACGACGCCGAACAGCAGCGCCGCCGTCAGCACGCCGACGACCGTACGCAGCCATGGGATGTCCGCACGCACGATCAGCGCGTCCATCGTCTCGATGCCGGTGCGCGCACTCAGCCGCAGGAGCAGCACTCCGGTGCCGCCGAGCAGCGCGACCGCGAGCACGAGCCCCAAAAGCCCCCGCGCACCGAACGCGCCGAAATACTGCCACAGCTCCTGCCCGGACACGTACCCCGCGCCGAGAAAGCACCCGGCAAACGTCAGTGCCAGCCGCAGCGTGCCGATCTTCTGGGGCATGATGATCTCCTCCCGTCCAAACTGCCAAGATAGCAAGCAGTATACCATATTCTGCGCGGGAAGCCAAGATGACCGCGCGGCAAATTGACAAATTGTGACCAGCGGCCTATAATGGCACAGACCCGTTTGGAAATATGGAGGGAAAAACAATGAATCAACCCTGTCTGGTCATCATGGCCGCCGGCATGGGCAGCCGCTTCGGAGGGCCGAAGCAGACGACGCCCGTGGACGAGTACGGCCATTTTCTGCTGCACTATTCGCTCTTTGACGCTTACCGCGCGGGCTTCCGCAAGGTCGTGTTCGTTGTCAAGGAGGACACGGCCGAGGAGTTTCGTGAAAGCGTCGGCCCGGCCGTGGCCGCGGCGTTCGACGTGCGCTATGCCTATCAGAAGCTCGACACGCTGCCGGCGGGCTATGCCGTGCCGGCGGGCCGCACGAAGCCGTGGGGCACGGCCCATGCCGTGCTGTGCGCCGCGCCCGAGATCGATGGGCCGTTCGCTGTTATCAATTCCGATGATTATTACGGCATCGAGGCCTACCGCCTGCTGTATGATTTTCTCGCCGTGCCGCGCCCCGAGCGGTCGTATGCCATGGTGGGCTTCCACCTGCGCAACACCGTCACGGCAAACGGCAGCGTGTCGCGCGGCGTCTGCACGGAGCGCAATGGCATGCTCGAGAGCATCACGGAGCGCACGCACATCGAGCAGCGCGGCGCGGACGCCGCCTACACCGAGGACGGTGAGCACTTCATTGACCTGCCGGGCGATACGACGGTGTCCATGAACTTCTGGGGCTTTTCGCCGCTGTACCTGCGCGAGCTTGCGCGCCAATTTCCGGCGTTTCTGGACGAGAACCTGCCGCGCAACCCGCTCAAGTGCGAGTATTTCGTCCCGTCGATCGTGGACGCGCAGCTGCGCGCCGGCACGGCGGACGTCACCATGCTGCACACGGACGATGCCTGGCACGGCGTGACGTATCACGACGACCTGCCGGATGTGGTCGCGGCGCTGCGCGCGCTGCGCGACGCGGGCAAGTACCCGGACAACATCTGGTGAGCGCCGCCCAACGAGAACCGCTTCGCCGGGTTCTCACAGACACGCCCGCGGGGGACTTCCCCGCGGGCGCGTTTTTGTGGTATACTGTTTTTATTCTTGCATTTTCACGAGGTGCTTATGAAGCAACTGGTTTTGGGCATCCTGGCGCACGTGGACGCCGGGAAGACGACGCTGTCCGAGGCGCTGCTCTACCGCACGGGCGCGATCCGCGACCTCGGGCGCGTGGACCACAAAAACGCGCACCTGGACACGCACGCGCTCGAGCGTGCGCGCGGCATCACGATCTTTTCGCGGCAGGCGCGCCTGCCGCTGGGCGACACGGCGGTCACGCTGCTCGACACGCCGGGCCACGTGGACTTTTCCGCCGAGATGGAGCGCACGCTGCAGGTGCTCGACTATGCCGTGCTCGTCATCAGCGGCACGGACGGCGTGCAGGCGCACACGGAAACGCTCTGGCAGCTGCTGCGGCGCTACCGCGTGCCGGTGTTTGTGTTCGTGACGAAGATGGACCTGCCGGGCGCGGAACGTGCGGCGCTCATGGCCGACCTGCGCGCGCACCTGAGCGGCGCGTGTGTGGACTTCACCGACCCCGACCCGGAGCAGATCGTCCTGTGCGACGAGGCGGCGCTCGAGCAGTATCTTGACACCGGCGCGCTGCCGGACGAGACCGTGCGCGCGCTCATCCGCAGCCGTAAGCTCTTCCCGTGCCTGTTCGGCTCAGGGCTGAAGCTCACGGGCGTGGACGCCTTTCTCGCGGCGCTCACGCGCTACGCAGCGCCGCCGGAGTATCCGGCGGAATTCGGCGCGCGGGTGTTCAAGATCATGCGCGATGCGCAGGGCAATCGCCTCACGTGTCTGAAGGTCAC from Clostridiales bacterium carries:
- a CDS encoding Ig-like domain-containing protein, translated to MEERFRNLDYQNWKPVRTLGTDSYGTVYEIARDDGFGMVDHAALKVLSIPAAPEDFDALVAEGRTPEEVTALLHRQVEAIARQLMAVDAISDEPNLLRCEDHVIRAHPDGRGWDIYVRTELLPSLPDYLRNHPHGEADIIRLGAGLCSALETCHRRGIVHGDIKPRNVFVGGGNFNEQVTYKLGDFGMAQFSAVDNTNDFMAPEVLCGAEVSPESDLYSVGMVLYWALNERRIPFVPLPPTAVEASDLAIAREQRLRGDPLPEPLHGSQALKNVVMRACADDPAQRYASVEEFRAALLAVARRAAAAQPQQAQAVRREAPAPKAVAADTFPGSKPKAQRKAVPVESGGAEKPHNAKKTIAIVLGSLVVVALVVLIIVMALQGGKSGVDSITLDHESAEIAPQDTLTLKATVLDASGQELTDETLTWSSSNAAVATVKDGVVTGVTEGKAKITVKAGKRSADCTITVTNDAIEVKSLKLDKDRAEMQIGDSLTLTATMQPANAPDDLVSWASSDPNIATVKKGIVVATSSGSVTITASAGSCTATCQITVQAPSRVDSVTAETASATLDLGGTKTGTITFHIHGQNLDSLQSTVKIYAADGSVVSLGQPVRTGNGTDDTYSVTATAAAAGSTSVILQITGADGTTHSAACTVTVKESKTILDLIPGVNG
- a CDS encoding DNA cytosine methyltransferase — protein: MGEEHTTVSSITSSSCHIFLNIILSFIVKPSFSLRLKFEIITYFQGSIIDPRSRKERKNETDKLRAQRSGPQLKRRSKGAQTKNPATRFELPDFERSGLRSDAVVPLGCGRIRKLTPRECWRLQGFSDDMFDRAAAVNSDTQLYKQAGNGVTIPVVYAVGKRIVEIQNELNKEVL
- a CDS encoding MobC family plasmid mobilization relaxosome protein, yielding MRKRNVHIQFWLDKKEAEAFQKKVKKSGLSREAYLRHLVNGLEPQDAPPPDYYAMMRELHGIGNNLNQIAAKAHTLNALDVQRYDENCRKLDEAVKAITAAVILPRPMR
- the bsh gene encoding choloylglycine hydrolase, giving the protein MCTAATYCSGDFYFGRNLDYEFSYGEHVTITPRNYPIRLHGGALDRHYAMIGMAHIQNDYPLYYDAVNEKGLCIAGLNFVGNAIYPPVTQGVASVPQYALIPWLLGTCATVAEARNALARVVVDNTPFAPALPCAQLHWLVADRSGCIVVEATADGLHVYDDPVGVLTNNPPFPQQLAALRNYTRLSPSQPPADFGGVPVTLDSRGMGALGLPGDLSSPSRFVRAAFVRANARSAQTEDASVSQFFHILTSVEQQRGCCELDDGQYEITLYSSCCNADRGIYYYTTYDNRQITGVKLHSADLDSAQLTVYPLVDTQQIRWEN
- a CDS encoding relaxase/mobilization nuclease domain-containing protein — encoded protein: MATTSIWRVKGWLGKVVIYAENPEKTATPKFYADRELTEQDGQQLSDVIRYAVNSEKTQETGSEDDAPLHRFVSGINCSPATARDEMLAVKKRFGKENGTVAYHGYQSFAPGEATPELAHEIGVKLATRLWGDRYQVIVATHLDKENHLHNHFVVNTVSFADGIKYHRTRKDYHEMQAVSDELCREYGLSVIEHPRQGRGKQYGEWRAEQEQRPTWRGLIRSDIDEAIRQAMTERQFFDALRKKGYAVKIGKDISVRPPGKERFVRLMRNFGEDYSLDNIRRRILSQSRPEREKPKQTPEILRVRLIGGLKTARKLTGFRALYVHYCYLLGIFPKNRPQQSRKRLHFLLREDLLKLDAITAETRLIVGHRIDTAEQLFCYRDEVNGKIEVLTADRKQLYKLQRTAAVKSDLEKAAEVKAQIDALSKELAALRKEVVLCNSIAERSGVIQEKIKAVRENEQPERKEKTDHVQFR